The DNA window aataatataaTCGTTTAATTTCCACCATAAGCCTTAGTATACGTTCATAGAGCCTCTCCCCCATTCGATAGTGTGCTTGACTTGCAAAGAGCTTCGTTGGTGGGGTTAGTTGTGCACTTGTCCTAAATTGGCTCTTAGGCCCTAACACTTTGCAGATGGTCCAGTTGTACCCTTTGTATATCTTGTAACGAAGTTATCAACTTTTTAGTACGTCCACTCCTGGGTCCAGACTACAGGGAGTTCTTGTTTCTTTGCTATGCTATTATAGTTTTGAAGAATTAATTTTTCATAAACTAacaatgtatatatattgtcaACATTGAATTAATgataattatgtaaaatttgtttttgaaattcaatttttgcataTATGTCATGGATCCaatcagtatatataagatttattcttaTTGAAATCCTACCACATAGGTTGTGCAAAACAATGTCTATATATATTTCTCTAAACAATGtctatatatattaataaaaatCATACTTTCATTCATGAAATTTGCATTAATAACAGAAGAAATATCCGACATCTACAGAGAGAACCAATTTTAAGATCTAAAGATGCATCATACTtgagaaataaacaaaaataacattcaaaaactCAAAATATTCAACAAATTGATATCAACTTCTCTGAACCCAGTGAATATCTGTACACATATTTTACAGCTAAATTAACtgtttcaaattcaaatatcTTGTTAAGATCTAACAAAGCAGACTTCAGAAACTTTAGATATGATAACTAAATCTAAGAAAAATGATACGTAACAAGGGGAAAAAATTGCAAGAAAACTCTTGCTAAAAACTTAGAAGAAACAAAGCTCCCGTTAGAATACTCTAGTGTAAAAGAAAGCTTTCTTTAAGAAATCCTATGATAGGTTAcgattttattatttatttttcttattaccTGATCCGATATGGATTAATTGTTAAATTCTAtttacttttagtattttgcgcttatttcagggagtataacaaaaatatgataacaagtgccaatttaaCAGAAAAGGAGTCCAAATGATAGAGTCTGGgcattttttaaaaagaagACGTTACGCCCATTTTGATAATTTCTGCGAAGGCAAGGACGGACGGAGGGCTTGGTCTTCTATTCCTTGTGGAGCCGccgcaagaaaagaaaaaaagaagagacgGAGACAGTAGTATTAGATAGGAAATACACATAGCAGAAGGGGGAGTATTTGGGGagttccttttccctttttgacttttcctcTTTTCGTCCTATTGTGCCTTTGCTTCCATCAGATGTGAAGGCAAAGAAAAGCAATTGAGCATTCTTTGTAATCTTGACTTTTCCTTCGTTGCCGAAGCGAAttcaattttcttaatttcGGAGTCAATGGCCGCTACTGTTGCTTCAATTTCCTGTGGGCTTTGTTCATCAAATATGAATTAATTTTTCcactctagtcaagaaataacagATGCTTTGGGTTGCCtaaaaaattgtgagatcgatttaatttaatttttttcttttatttattggtattcgcatattccttgattgctatgcttatggttattcaattaattgattgtcttggatccgaataattagttaatttggtaatctattgtcaattaagGCATTTAagtccgtaattgtttaattgtcttgaAATACTGACAACCGGCACAATTAGattcgtgtcagggggatatgcggactaatctgaaataaccctggtagtgtgctATTTTGTTAGAATAAGGCTCCTCTAATAcataaggcaattggggaattaaatcttacgggcgtacctagaatTATCTCTCAATTAGaacagtgattaacgggcgtaccttaatcaccgacacagtaaggaggggttgactgtcagcGCTTGTTTGGcaattataacctatttatcAGTAAATAATTGGAACTGCATttgtatcgatgatcaattaggtgaatcattgctgaaattatttcttggctagacctCTAGTTATTATTACCctgattttagtgaattgccatttgatttttagttgcctattttattttatttttaattattttcttgttttaattgttttagacctttaattattgttactctaaatttagtgaattgtcatttaatttctagttagttatttatttttattttcttattcgagtttctttgattgtcgTCGTTCATACAAAATTACCCCATGTTACTTTGGATTTcttaagagacaaatatccccaatccctgaggatacgaccctacttgccctgtctacaaattcataattatttgtaaaaaaagccatcccattcgggtatatcggatcaagcaaactcttcgggaactgggtgaatcaaataacccattgcacacctagagtccctgctccagtactagGAATTGGGTTTTGGTTATTTTAACTggcaattaggttaaattttattattgtacaggcttcGATAACCTAttaatttttggcgccgttacCGGGGACTGgcattattatttgtttctttttgagttcattttttGCTCTAATTTCCTGGTATTGTTCTAGTGCATGCCTCGTTCTTTTCGTAcaggtgaattaattttttacccTGAGGTAGAAAAGACTGCGCGTAGGACAAGAAAGGAAAcagacagctcagagaggagcaaTCCAGTGTTGCATCTCAAGAACTTAATCTAGAGGTTGAGTCAATGGATTTGCGTGTTGATAACTCAAGTGATTCAAACCAGGAGGAATTCACCATGGCGAATGCacaaacactaagggagttggctgctcccaATTTAAATCAGCAACCTCTATGCATTACTTTCCCAAATTTAAATGATAACACTCcatttgaattaaaatctgatcTAATTCATCTTTTACCATCATTCcatggtttaccaggtgaggagccGTATAAACACCTGCAAGAGTTTGATGTAGTTTGCAACAACATGAAACCCCCAGGTATTACAGAAGAGtagataaaaatgagggcattcccCTTCTCCTTAAAGGACTCTGCAAAAGACTAACTGTACTACCTGCCAccaggtagtatcaccacgtgggaccagCTAAAGAAAAAATTCTTGGACAAATATTTTCTGGCGTCTCGAGCTGCAAGTCTAAGGAAGGAAATCTGCGGTATCAAGCAACACCCAGGCGAGTCCCTCTATGAGTATTGGGAAAGATTCAAGAAGTTTTGCATCAAGTGCCCCGAGCACCAGATAAGTGAGCAATTGCTCATTCAATACTTCTATGAGGGCCTACTTTTCAGGGACAGGAGTATAATCGATGTTGCAAGTGGAGGGACGTTAGTGAACAAGACTCCTCGGGCAGCATGGGAGCTAATTGAAGGAATGGTTGAGAATTCGCAGCAGTTTGGTACGGGGAGGATGTCCCAATGCGTAGGATGAATGAGGTAGAAACATCCTCCATCCAGCAGCAAATTTTTGATTTGACATCCTTCGTGCGACAATTAGTTGTAGGAAGTGCCTCACAAGCCAAAGTGTGTGGGGTATGTGCTGCCGTGGGTCATTTTACGGAGGTGTGTCCACTGGTTCAGGAAGAAACTGCAGAGCAGGTGAGCATGGCTGGCCACGTGCCCTCGCCAAGACAGCCATACGACCCATACTCGAGTACATACAATCCGGGTTGGAGAGATCATCCTAACCTCAGCTATGGAGGATATAAGCAGTCGAATTTTGCACCAAACAGGCAGCAAGGGTACCCACAACAGTACCAATCTCGTCCTCCACTATCCCCTTCAAACTCAAGCCCGTCTATAGAAAAGATGATGAACCAATTAAttgctaatcaacaaaagacagattctGACCTACAAAGTATGAGAAATCAACTGGACCAGATACCAGTAATGCAAAATCAGCTAAGTCAGATGGCAGTGGCAATCAATCGCCTTGAATCCCAAGTTTTTGGAAAATTGCCTTCTCAACCTGAATTGGACCTGAAgaatgtaagtgcaatgactttaaggagcgggaaggaaattcaggggCCTGAACTCATGATTCCAAAGGACAAGGATGAGAAAAAGGTCGAAAACAAGCTTGAGAAGAAGGATAGCAGTGGCACAAATCCAAAGGTACTTCCCGACCCAGTCATTATAGTTAAAACTAACCCGCTTCCCTTTTCTAGCAGattgaaaaaaccaaaaaagCAGGACAAGAAGAAGGAGATCTTGGAGGTGTTCCACAAGGTAGAGATCAATATTCCCCTATTAGACGCCATCAAGCAAGTGCCGAAGTATgcaaaatttttgagggacATATGTGTCAATCGAAGACGACTGAGGGGAGATGAAAGGGTCATCGTGGGGGAGAATGTGTCAGCAGTTCTCCAAAGGAAGCTACCATCAAAGTGTGGGAATCTAGGTAGGTTTACTGTCCCATGTAAGATAGGTAATACTTTGATTAGAAATACCCTGCTGGACTTAGGAGTATTGATCAACGTAATGTCTAAATCTATGTATGCTTCTCTGAACCTcggtccattaaaagaaaccgagataataattcaattagctgaccgaACAAATGCATACCCTGATGGGTTGGTCGAGGATATGCTGgttaaaattaatgaattgataTTCCCGGCTActtttatgtacttgacatAGATGATGATCATTCCCCTGACTTCTCACCTTTGCTACTAGGTAGACCATTTTTTAGCACAGCACAGACAAAAATTGACGTTAATAAGGGTACAttatccatgaaatttgatggagaactagtccactttaatatttttgatacaatggAACATCCTGTTAGCTCTCACCCTGTGTTTGCTATTCATGCTATTAATCTCtttgtgcaagaattttctgagtTTGCTTGTAGGGACAAATTCAAATTTACTGAGAACAAGTATAAGGGGATGAAAGCACTGTATGAGGTGAAAAGGAGTAGGAAATTAAGAAAGAAAGCTGTACTCAAAGGCTATTTGGATCCTAGAGAAGGGCCACCGATTTTCAGGAAAATTGAGTTACACCCAAATTGAAGAGTGGTGttcaatgtctagccaaaaacattaaagaaaggcgttcattgggaggcaatccaattttttttaattgtttgttcgattttatttgttaatttaaATATGTTtcccttgaatttgactgacttctggcttcaattttcgtttttgatgaTTCATAGGTATCCCTCTaacatgacgcgcccgcgtcaacTGGGCGTGTGGTACATTGCAATTTCCTGGTGCTTAGTAAAAGGGTTTCGatcctcatgacgtgcccgcatCAAGTCCCATGAAGAGCTCATGGTCAAATTCGTCAGAAGGGGTTCTTgtcctcatgacgtgcccgcgtcaagtCACCTGGAGAGCTCCTCATTCTGTGCcttcttgacgtgcccgcgtcacgttcgcgggaaaaGTAAGTATTCAAAAGAATTCAAGAACGGTTATTGATTTTCTGTTATTCtctaatttttaatttcaaaaataagttttgtaataataatgatattaaaaaaataataaaataaaaataaaaagttattattatgaaaacaaaaattttttcaatttaaaaaataaaaacaaaataataaagttgaaaaaaaactttccgtaaaggaaaaaaaaagaggaataaaaaacacacaaaaactattttgttttccttttctttctttttctttcttttttctttctttctttctttcctttctttttctttcttcctattttctttctttcttcttctccgcTGTTTCTTCTTCTCGCTCGATTGAGCCCATCGCGCGCTGCCGCTGCTGAAGCTTGCCCTCCACCCGTTGCTCCACGCGTCGCCGCTGCCACTGGCAAGCAACTCGCCACAACGCCGACGGCCACCACCATCCTCGCGTCCTTCTCGCAGCCGCGGAGGACCAGCTCGTCGCAGCACCAGCGCCGCCGTCCCCTTCACTGTTCGCGCGCCTTGCTCCGCCGCGCCAAGCTCCACCAGCGACGACCAGCTCGAGCGTTGCCGTTCTTTCTTGGCCGCGACCTGAAGCCCTCGCGCGAGCTCTCCTTTTCTTCCCCAGCCCGTCTGCCTCCTCCTCTCGCCACTGCTATCCACTGTAGCCTCCCTCCCTCTCAGCTGCCCACTTGGCCAAGTGCGCAACCCTTTCTGTTTCCCTCGTACGCTGTCAACAGCCATGCCCCACCTCGCTCTTCTTCTACCTGTTCGGTCCCGGTTGGCAATGAGCCCGACCCGTCAACCCCCGATCATCCCCCTCCACCACCAGGGGCCTAAGAACTGGCGCCAGCTCCGGACGCAGATTGAGAATTTGGAGGCTTGGATGATTAACATCGACAACAATGTGGCTGCCATGGCACAAAATCTGGCGGCATTCATGCAGCACACGGGTTTTCCACCCCAAGTCCCATCCCGCCTACCACTTTGACCCGATTTCAGGGGAGTTTTGTTGCCATTTCTTCTACTTTTGATATTCATTTGCTACATTAAGGGCAATGTAtcgtttaggtgtggggggaattggaTCAGTTGGGGTGCcagtttttctaattttcagtttttagatgtttgttttttatttttagtttgttatttgttcattttcacttagtctctttctttctttctagtgATGAGCTCTCATATGAATGccaaagtttgatgttggatcgTTGACTCTAAATCTACtcttgccaagttttaataataaagtGTATCGAGTTAATATGGTTGAATccaaaacatctctttggtgaatatcgatgaCTACTTGactcttttgatttctttttaacttttctaggcatagggaatgactgTTAgtattttcatgtgaattggtccaatattaactttagttctccatatttgaaGAAATGAGGCTAGCGGCtgctatttttgtttttttttgctATGTTATTTTGAGTTATTGTGTTATCTGGCTGTGAAATaaagttgactgtactccgctagtcaTTACTACTGAGTAACTGGGGtttttcacctaaagtgtcgattttcgcatcaaaaaatagtaatttctatgagtacgtggtcgtatagcgataagagctgagtaaccggattccttcatttgaaaaatATCGGAGTTCGTGTCAAAAGGCTCCAATGGttagagactaagtcttttgtgcttttcgtcaaaaaaaaattagaaaacatgaaaaacaaaaagtgaaggttgtgttagtgtgtgataaaagtcagcttgccaaTTTagggatttaatgttgagattttggttaatatttgGACCATTCGCTGATAAATGTTATGcgttatttctttttcttagattagttaacttggaattgaaggagtttgtggtttagaagctaaccggggtGATGTTTCTCGGATTTTTATCACTGATGCTTGATTTATgattttcttggtatcttggcaatttgggagatagagcaatagccattgtcaaatattggtgtttgtttacTGTTCCtatgcttgagaacaagcatggtttaggtgtgtggggaattgataggttacgattttatcatttattttattattaatttcccttATTACCTGATTTGATGTGGATTAAATTTAGCAGAAAAGGAGTCCAAATGATAGAATTTGTGCCAGGGGTATCTTTGAAAAAGAAGACGTTACGCCCATTTTGGTAATTTCTGCGAAAGCAAGGACGGACGGAGGGCTTGGTCTTCTATTCCTTGTGGAGCCGccgcaagaaaagaaaaaaagaagagacgGAGACAGTAGTATTAGATAGGAAATACACATAGCAGAAGGGggactattttttttttttttttgtcaaaaagaagGGGGACTATTTGGGGagttctttttccctttttgacttttcctcTTTTCGTCCTATTGTGCCTTTGCTTCCATCAGATGTGAAGGCAAAGAAAAGCAATTGGGCATTCTTTGTAATCTTGACTTTTCCTTCATTGCCGAAGCGAAttgaattttcttaattttggaGTCAATGGCCGCTACTGTTGCTTCAATTTCCTGTGGGCTTTGTTCATCAaatatgaattaattttttcactctagtcaagaaacaacggatgctttgggtcgCCTAAAAAATTGtaagatcgatttaatttaatatttttcttttatttattggtattcgcatttttcttgattgttatgcttatggttatttaattaattgattgtcttggatccgaataattagttaatttggtaatctattgtcaattaagGCATTTAagtccgtaattgtttaattgtcttgaaatagtgacaactggcacgattagattcgtgttagggggatacgcgggctaatctgaaataaccctggtagtgcgttatttggttagaataggactcctctaatacgtaaggcaattgaggaattaaatcttacgggcgtacctagggttatctctcaattagagcagtgattaacgggcgtgccttaatcaccgacacactAAGGAAGGGTTGACTGTCAGCGCTTGTTTGGctgttataacctatttatcaGTAAATAATTGGAACTGCATttgtatcgatgatcaattaggtgaaccattgctgaagttatttcttggttagaccTCTAGTTATCATTAccttgattttagtgaattgccatttgatttttagttgcctattttattttatttttaattattttcttgtttttattattttagacctttaattattgttactctaagtttagtgaattgtcatttaatttctagttagttatttatttttattttcttattcgagtttctttgattgtcgTCATTCATACAAAATCACCCCCTGTGTTATTTTGAATTTcttaagagacaaatatccccagtccctgaggatacgatcctacttgccctgtctacaaattcataattatttgtaAAAAAAGCCATCCtattcgggtatatcggattaagcaaactctttgGGAAtatggtgaatcaagtaacccattgcacacctagagtccctgctctagtacttggaattgggttttggttattttaactggcaattaggttaaattttattattgtacaggcttcGATAACCTGTCATCCTAAAAGAGAAGAATACTCTCGTTAAGAATTTTAAAAAAGACTTTATTATacaccaaaacaaaaaactatTAGTCGGATATAGTTAGAGAGAAGGTGATGTTTTGTTCAAAGGAAGAGGAGGAAGttagagagaaagagaaaaaatttaaaGAGTAGATTAACATTACTAACTCTTTGAAAATGTATGATCTTCAAATAACTCAGATATTGTTAGCTTATTTAAATTCCATCCTGCAAAATGAGATTAATAATAACAAACACTAAATCCACGTCCATTCAACTAAAATTAGCACTTCGTAGAAGTTTTAATATTAACTGTAATCATTGAGGCATCAATGTTGTGAATATGGGATAGAGTGGTTTAGGTTTAGTACCTTCCTTTAATGCTGATAGTTCGTTCAGTAatataaaacagaaattgatgCACACTGGATCACCATCTAAAATTACTGCTTTGAGAATTTAAGCTTGAATGTTGAATTCATCCAAAGCCAGTTCATGCCAAGATTCATGGCAGaatcttatgattaaaatactGATTATGATTCCATTAGCGGACTTTCAATGACGAAATTAAGTACATGAACGCGAATGTCGATGCCCAAAGAGTAGAAATAAGGGAAagagaatatttttttttatataagacaaaagtcaatattattaataaattagtTAGAAATTGTCTAGTATGATTTTGCTTGTCAAAGAAAACTGTATTAATGGTAGAAAATACGTAAAATGTATCACATATATATCTGATTTGAAAAGGCATTAGATTtaacaaaattataaaatataaaaattacactataaataaaaaatcattAAATTTGACTAAGTACACAGGCTGCTCCATAAATTACAATGCATGTCCATGTCTATTCTCTCTGATCTGTTGTTCAACTAGTTCAAATTCCAAACTAATGTTGAGATATGACAAAAAGATCCAAGAAATTCTATATCTAACATATagatctgaaaaaaaaaactcttagatttgagaaaataataacaaacaaaaaactaaacaaaacttCCACTAGAATAGCCTAGGAGATAGAGACAAAAACTCTCACTAGTAAACATTAGGCAAGAGAAAACTCTTACTAGGATACTGTAGGAGAGAGTttattaaacattaaaaaaaaaaaaagcagaggaAGAGGAAGGGAGACCTTAAATTGAGactaagatttttcttctttggacGAAGAATGGTGGAGAGAAGGTTAAGAGTAGGGAAAGGGAATACTTATTTATCCATTAAAAAACTAGTAATAATTCCTTAATTTATAGTACTAGTGCTGGTAAATTAATTAACAAGTTGGCCACCATCTGTTAATTAATTGATTAAGCACAATAATTGAACCAAAGGAGAGGAGGTAGAAGTTGACGAAGCAACATGAACAGAGACATTGGACTTTCGGAATTGGGTGAAGGAGCAAACTGAATTCAGAAATGCTTACAAgtttttatattcatttttgacTCAGAGGACAAATCAATTAAGAGCTGACTTTTAAACAACCCCTGATTGAAGGAAGCTTAAAAAATTAAGATACTTTGTAAGTGCTAACTAGTACATGGTATATTTTTTTAGGTATACTTTGTAAGCACTACCTAGTACATGGTATATTCTAGTACTATAAAAGCCATATGAAACCATGCAAATCGCTTAATTCAAATGCAGGGGAAAATTGGAGTGATACCAAAGAAAATTTAATTGTAAGAAAGAAATTAGAGGAATGGCTGCTAATCCTGGGATTGGGAGCTCTATAGCTCCCCGTGAGCAAGTAGTAGTTGTTCATCGGGAGGCCATTCAAGATCAACGCGCCACCAAAACAACCATCACCGATGTCAAGGACCGGAAATTCTCATGGGGCAAACTCCGCCGCATCGACTCTCTTGATTTGGAGGCCGGTAGAATTTCCGGCCATCATGGCGGCCACGGCTCCAAGGTTAATTCCTATTGATAGTACTAGTCCACCTGCCtattctagtttttttttcggTTTTTTCTATCTCTTTCTACTTCTAAATTGATTATGAAaagttaagggataatttcagaaacctcccataaggtttttgacaatttcattgAATTCCCCcgagatttaaaaaattacacatatctcTCTTGTtatttaaaatgataatttcacccttaaatattttaatgaatttcTCTTGCTTGGTatgcttatacttagaatgggttttaaaataattttttcattctttttcctttttattcctttttttaatttttcgcCAATAAAACTGTAAAACACCCACTATTGCCTCTAGGTTTAATGTccaattagttatttttttgatgaattaattttatatgtaatctaatatttttgctgatctttgttttctatttttggtattaaaattaacaataaataaaaaaagaaatggtccAAAAGCACTACTAAATTATGAGAATCCCACTACTCCAAAAATTTATaaactctaaatgaattatttcaacattttcttttctatcctataAATCTAATCTGTAATAAAACACCATCAAAAATATCATATCATAGTAATAAAAgtattattatagttgtttattaAATAATAGATATGGACATAAAAAATTTGGCaccttttccttataattatactaaataatcttataattgtataggaaaataaattaaaactcatttcACAAGGGCATTTTTAgatattcatttaaaaaattgtcCAAGTCAATAGTATTTTAAGGTTTTGTttctaaaactatcaaatcaagggaggtaagtgtaatttttcaaaccttagGTGAACTCAGTTAAATTGTTTGAAACCTTAggagaggtttctaaaattatcccaaaagtTAAATCATAAATTAGTGCCATGAGTTTTGGTATTCAATTTtgcaaagataaaatttgtgttTCAAAGCTATCCATGCCTAGAGCGTTTTCTCATGCTAATAAGATCttaaattgataataaaataatGGAAAAAAAGTTCAAAGTTCAGAAATAAGAGGTACtgaactcaaatattacaaatGTTAATTTAGGTTAATATAATATCTATTTCATATTTTGGGAGAAATTGTAATCTTGTCACTTGAAATTTAAGGATATGTGTATGTTTATTCCCTAATTGTGGTTTAATTGTACTctttaaaaagaaaagttttattCTCGCTATAATGTTATTATTTATACCATTTGTCCACCATTCTATTCTTCTTTAGCTTAGCTTTGTCTACATGTAGTTGTGGTGGAGCATCTTATTGCCGTAACTTTGCGCAATTGGCTTTTTTCAATTTACGAAACAACCTAAAGTATAGTCGAAGAATACCAAAGATATTAGGATTTTAATCAAATGATGCCTTAATAATGCAGGATTTAGGTTGGATAAAGACGTTGAGTTTGGCATTTCAAAGCCTAGGTGTTATTTATGGAGACATCGGGACTTCTCCGCTATACGTTTTTTCTAGTACTTTTCCTGATGGAATAGACGACAAAAACGACATCCTTGGGGTGTTGTCTCTCATTATCTACACCATCATTTTGGTGCCCATGATCAAGTATGTCTTTATTGTCTTGTGGGCAAACGACAAAGGTGATGGTAAGTACTTTGCTAAACGTCATTAGCATCATTATCATCAGTTTTTAAACAGTTTCTCGAAAAAATATCAGGCATGACTGATTCATCCCTTATGTTTATGTAAAGCAGATCAACCAataaaactcaaaatttaacCTTTGACTTGAATACATTTATGACCTTTGACTTCCTAGTGCATGTAGAAGAGTTGTTAATTATGCTCATCAAACTAACGAGAAACTGGATAT is part of the Coffea eugenioides isolate CCC68of chromosome 6, Ceug_1.0, whole genome shotgun sequence genome and encodes:
- the LOC113774097 gene encoding uncharacterized protein LOC113774097, producing the protein MNEVETSSIQQQIFDLTSFVRQLVVGSASQAKVCGVCAAVGHFTEVCPLVQEETAEQVSMAGHVPSPRQPYDPYSSTYNPGWRDHPNLSYGGYKQSNFAPNRQQGYPQQYQSRPPLSPSNSSPSIEKMMNQLIANQQKTDSDLQSMRNQLDQIPVMQNQLSQMAVAINRLESQVFGKLPSQPELDLKNVSAMTLRSGKEIQGPELMIPKDKDEKKVENKLEKKDSSGTNPKVLPDPVIIVKTNPLPFSSRLKKPKKQDKKKEILEVFHKVEINIPLLDAIKQVPKYAKFLRDICVNRRRLRGDERVIVGENVSAVLQRKLPSKCGNLGRFTVPCKIGNTLIRNTLLDLGVLINVMSKSMYASLNLGPLKETEIIIQLADRTNAYPDGLVEDMLVKINELIFPATFMYLT